A stretch of the Asticcacaulis sp. ZE23SCel15 genome encodes the following:
- the rsmI gene encoding 16S rRNA (cytidine(1402)-2'-O)-methyltransferase gives MSESLFAPPPRPVEPGLYCVATPIGNLRDITLRALDVLRAADVVLAEDTRMAGKLLGAYDIKKPLLRYDDHAGPQVLPHILERLREGQVVAQISDAGTPLVSDPGFRLVQAAHEAGLKIHPIPGASSVLAALCIAGLPTDRFMFAGFTPNKTTARQRFLAEFKSLSSTVVLFETGPRLHDSLSDMLAVLGDRDAAVCRELTKLYETCVRGRLSALVADPALLAPKGEIVVVLGPPEDVAPSQDNIDEALKSALETLSPSEAAQKLAQIYGLPRKEIYNRALKLKDHDE, from the coding sequence ATGTCCGAATCCCTGTTTGCTCCGCCGCCCCGTCCTGTTGAGCCCGGTCTTTATTGTGTGGCGACACCGATTGGGAACTTGCGCGATATTACCCTGCGGGCGCTCGATGTTTTGAGGGCCGCCGATGTCGTCCTGGCCGAAGATACGCGCATGGCCGGCAAGCTTCTGGGGGCTTACGACATAAAAAAACCGCTGCTGCGCTATGATGACCATGCCGGTCCGCAGGTCCTGCCGCACATTCTTGAGCGTCTGCGCGAAGGTCAGGTGGTGGCGCAAATTTCCGACGCCGGCACGCCTTTAGTCTCCGATCCCGGTTTCCGGCTGGTGCAGGCCGCGCATGAAGCCGGTTTGAAAATCCATCCCATCCCCGGTGCATCGTCGGTTTTGGCGGCGCTTTGTATAGCCGGTTTACCGACCGACCGGTTTATGTTCGCAGGCTTTACGCCCAACAAAACCACAGCCCGTCAGCGGTTTTTGGCCGAGTTCAAATCGTTGTCATCGACGGTGGTGCTGTTTGAAACCGGCCCGCGATTGCATGACAGCTTAAGCGATATGCTGGCTGTATTGGGTGATCGCGACGCAGCGGTATGCCGCGAACTGACCAAGCTTTATGAAACCTGCGTGCGCGGGCGCTTAAGCGCACTGGTGGCCGATCCGGCCCTACTGGCGCCCAAGGGTGAGATCGTGGTGGTGCTGGGCCCGCCGGAGGATGTGGCACCGTCGCAGGACAATATCGACGAGGCGCTGAAATCGGCGCTGGAGACCCTGTCGCCCTCAGAGGCTGCGCAAAAACTGGCGCAGATTTACGGCCTGCCGCGCAAAGAAATTTACAACCGCGCGCTGAAGCTGAAAGATCATGACGAATAG
- a CDS encoding YraN family protein, whose product MTNRSERGSKAHRRGHWAEYIALIHLMLKGYRILGFRLKIPQGEIDILALKGNRLAIVEVKQRRTVAEALEAVTPDQQNRLWQAGLSLQAKRKNLSRLDLNIDLYAIGPRAWPVHIKNAFIDMT is encoded by the coding sequence ATGACGAATAGATCAGAACGCGGATCAAAAGCTCACCGCCGCGGCCACTGGGCGGAGTATATCGCGCTGATCCACCTGATGCTCAAAGGCTATCGCATACTGGGGTTTCGGTTGAAAATCCCGCAGGGTGAAATTGATATATTGGCGTTGAAAGGCAACCGGCTGGCTATAGTGGAGGTCAAGCAGCGCCGCACGGTCGCTGAGGCGCTGGAGGCGGTTACCCCCGACCAGCAGAACCGGCTGTGGCAGGCGGGGTTATCCCTGCAAGCCAAACGCAAAAATCTGTCGCGGCTTGATCTGAATATCGATCTTTACGCCATCGGGCCACGGGCGTGGCCGGTGCACATCAAAAACGCTTTTATCGATATGACTTAA